CCTGTACACATGGCTGGCCTATCCCATTGTTGGCCTGCTGATCGACAAATACGGTACAGACATGCGGCTGCTGCTTGTTTGCATCGGCGGGGTGATTCTTTCACCCACCCTGGTGGTCATTACAGAGGGCACCATAGTCTACTGGCTTATTTATGTGATTGACCTTGTTTGCAGGGGCGTCGCGCAGCTTTATTTTCTGCTTGTATTCGCGCAGATCGGCAGGCAGTCGCCAAGGCGCGGCCTTATTTCGGCCATTCCCTATGTGGCAATGCTTATGGCCTTTTTGTGTGTTTACCGGTTTGTGGAGCACTTTCCCGGTACGGTACCCATTGCTTTCTGGTGTCTTTTTCTCACCACGGCCTTCAGCTATGTGAGCTCACGCATCCAGTACGCGCTCACGCTTTCGGGTGTGTCAAAAACCCCCTCTGCAGAAAAGGCGGGCACGCAGGAATTCGCGGCCTTCAGGTCGCCCGAGCCACACAAGAATGTACGCTGCCGGGCAGACAGCGTTGCGGACTTTGCCCTGAAATATGGCATTTCGCTAAGGGAACGGGACGTTTTGTGTCTGATTCTGGAAGGATGCGATACCGCAGCCATCTGCGACCAGCTGCATATTTCTGAAAACACGCTCAAAACGCACATCCGGCAGATTTTGCGCAAGACAGAAACACGCAACAGAAACGCGTTGCTGGTGCTCTTTTTTAATGAGGAAAATTCGGAAAAAGAAGCTGCTGCCCCGCTCGAGAGCTTCTAACAGCGCTGGACAGATCGTGATACCGTCAGGGAAGCCACAGACGTGGCATTTCTCTATTGAGGGGCGTCTTCTGGTTGCAGTAATGAAAAATGCAACTGGCCCGCCACATACCATACGTGGGTGATATCTGGCCGCAAACGTCTGAACAGCTTGTAAGCCTGGCGCGACCTGTAGCCATACTGGCAGTGCAGCAGCACCGCAGTCTTCTGTGGAATGTCTTTTACCAGATGATGAAAGGCGTACAGAGGCATATTTACGGCATTGGGAAGATGCCCGTCGGCAAATTCCTTCTGACTGCGCACGTCAATAACAAGCATGTCTGTCGCCAGGCGCATATATCTGCGGGCTTCTTCCGGTGACAGGGCAGCAGAGGCCCCCGCACCTTCATCCGCTGGAACAGCAAACCGCCAGTAAGCAAACGTCTCAACGCAGGCAATCACCAGCAGCACCGCCAGAATCTTCAGCAGCCGCGCGTTACCGCCTGCGACCGGGTTCAGGGCAATGCCATTTTCTGCTGTTTCCATTGCAAACCTCTATTGCCAAGGCCTTTCGGCAGTCCTTCCTTTCAAACCGCAAATTGCAATGCCCTTGCGGGCAACCTATCTACCACACTCATCGTGTGCGGCATATAATTTTTCCCTGCTTTTTGCAGGCCGAGGGGCTTTGTGCCCTTTGACAAAGCCAGCGTGTAAAAGGCCCCGATCACTCAAGCCCGTATTTGCGGAGCTTATTGTGCAACGTTGCCCTCGTAATCCCCAGCTGCCGCGCCGCCTCGCTCTTGTTATCGCCAGTCTGGCGCAGGGTTTCCTCGATGGCGCGGCGTTCAACCGTATCGAGGGGCAGGCCCGCCAGCGAGGCATCGACCTCGGGCTGGCGTTCGTCCACCGGAGTGGGGCCGGTGACCACTGAGGGCAGCTCGCGCTCGGTGATGAGGTCGCCGTTACAGAGAATAACCGCCCGCTCCACGGCATTTTCCAGCTCACGCACATTGCCGGGCCAGGCGTAGCGCAACATGCTTGCCAGAGCCTGAGGCGAAAAGCCGCGCACACTTTTGCGGTTGCGGTTGGCGAAACGCTCCAGAAAATGGGCGGCAAGCACGGGAATATCCTCCGCCCTTTCCCGCAGGGGCGGCACTTCTATGCAGATAACATTGAGGCGAAAATAGAGATCCTCGCGAAAACGCTTTTGGGTCACTTCTTCGCGCAGGTCACGGTTGGTGGCTGCAATAACACGCACGTCCACGGTTATGGCGGCGTCGGCCCCAA
The window above is part of the Desulfovibrio sp. genome. Proteins encoded here:
- a CDS encoding helix-turn-helix transcriptional regulator, with the protein product MESGKKGLPVLSGVGIASLLAAQFVIFLEGRGLGIVSFSLQNAVAGFCGGIILGGLLFSTWLPKRFGSPCAVALTLLSALLWSAGIFQNNEIFSYGACFWGGVVLPPLLKSFFSRSSSPGFHMGIAFAAGDFFWLFLYIVPLSDDAVQWLLLCLQFISGSMAAICLFKEQPPAEGMEIVRKSDKLTSISLRYLTIIAFIFFLLNAFIDITFYRIHSQAFPIPAQVHLYTWLAYPIVGLLIDKYGTDMRLLLVCIGGVILSPTLVVITEGTIVYWLIYVIDLVCRGVAQLYFLLVFAQIGRQSPRRGLISAIPYVAMLMAFLCVYRFVEHFPGTVPIAFWCLFLTTAFSYVSSRIQYALTLSGVSKTPSAEKAGTQEFAAFRSPEPHKNVRCRADSVADFALKYGISLRERDVLCLILEGCDTAAICDQLHISENTLKTHIRQILRKTETRNRNALLVLFFNEENSEKEAAAPLESF
- a CDS encoding rhodanese-like domain-containing protein, with product METAENGIALNPVAGGNARLLKILAVLLVIACVETFAYWRFAVPADEGAGASAALSPEEARRYMRLATDMLVIDVRSQKEFADGHLPNAVNMPLYAFHHLVKDIPQKTAVLLHCQYGYRSRQAYKLFRRLRPDITHVWYVAGQLHFSLLQPEDAPQ